One region of Microbacterium sufflavum genomic DNA includes:
- a CDS encoding ABC transporter permease, with protein sequence MSDPTTQKHYVAPVETESIAIDAVRVAEKPSNLWRDAWRDLRRRPMFWFSVLLAALFIVMSFWPTLFTQVNPRVCDLMNSNEGPTPGHPLGFNFQGCDIYARVVWGAQTSLSVGLIATVISAVLGLIMGALAGFYGGWIDALLSRIGDIFFAIPYILAALVVMTVLSDYRSVWTLALAIGGFSWASTARVVRAEILRVRQADFVMASRSLGQSRFKTLLTHVIPNGIAPLLVVSTLGLAAAIVAEATLSFLGVGLGGTVVSWGNDISQAQAALRIAPMSLIYPSIALTLAVLAFVGLGELIRDALDPKARARR encoded by the coding sequence ATGTCTGACCCCACCACGCAGAAGCACTACGTCGCCCCGGTCGAGACCGAGTCGATCGCCATCGATGCGGTGCGCGTCGCCGAGAAGCCCAGCAACCTGTGGCGCGACGCGTGGCGCGACCTGCGCCGTCGCCCGATGTTCTGGTTCTCGGTGCTGCTCGCCGCGCTGTTCATCGTCATGTCGTTCTGGCCGACCCTGTTCACGCAGGTCAACCCGCGCGTGTGCGACCTGATGAACAGCAACGAGGGCCCGACGCCCGGCCACCCGCTCGGGTTCAACTTCCAGGGCTGCGACATCTACGCCCGCGTCGTCTGGGGCGCCCAGACGTCGCTGTCGGTCGGTCTCATCGCCACCGTGATCTCCGCGGTGCTCGGCCTCATCATGGGTGCGCTGGCCGGTTTCTACGGCGGCTGGATCGACGCGCTGCTGTCCCGCATCGGCGACATCTTCTTCGCGATCCCGTACATCCTGGCCGCCCTGGTCGTGATGACGGTGCTCTCGGACTATCGCTCGGTGTGGACGCTCGCGCTCGCGATCGGTGGCTTCTCCTGGGCGTCCACGGCACGCGTCGTGCGCGCTGAGATCCTCCGGGTGCGGCAGGCGGACTTCGTCATGGCGTCGCGCTCGCTGGGCCAGTCCCGGTTCAAGACGCTGCTGACCCACGTGATCCCCAACGGCATCGCGCCGCTGCTGGTCGTGTCGACCCTGGGACTCGCCGCGGCGATCGTGGCGGAGGCAACCCTGTCGTTCCTCGGTGTCGGACTCGGCGGCACGGTGGTGTCGTGGGGTAACGACATCAGCCAGGCACAGGCGGCTCTGCGCATCGCCCCGATGTCGCTCATCTATCCATCGATCGCGCTCACCCTCGCGGTGCTCGCGTTCGTCGGCCTCGGCGAGCTCATCCGAGACGCCCTCGACCCGAAGGCGAGGGCCCGCCGATGA
- a CDS encoding dipeptide ABC transporter ATP-binding protein, which yields MSDHNAAQIPLLSVRDLKVAFRSQEGMREVLHGVTFDVFPGETVAIVGESGSGKSTTATAIVDLLPGTGKVTGGSITLEGRPLTGLSRRDIEAVRGRDIGFVPQDPMSSLNPVWSIGFQVKEAVRANGIAQGRAAVKARTIEVLQQAGLADAERRLHQYPHQFSGGMRQRALIGIGLAADPKLLIADEPTSALDVTVQRVILDHMASLTRDKGTSVLLITHDLGLAAERAEKIIVMNGGNIVEAGPSRQILENPQHPYTKRLVAAAPSVASQRIQAVVEDRGIETLEDLADIPPTVRVAGLTKDYKIRQGNFRSEAFRAVDDVSFEIPRGKTLALVGESGSGKSTVAKMVLKLEDPTAGTIEIDGQDVSGLSNAQAFGLRRRMQPVFQDPYGSLDPLRNIGNTIAEPLQIHGVGDRASQRARVEELLEQVALPQSLATRYPNELSGGQRQRVAIARALALKPDIIVLDEAVSALDVLVQDQILKLLADLQSELDLTYLFITHDLAVVRVSSDLVCVMEKGRVVEQGTVDEIFANPQEEYTERLLQAIPGASIPLGGH from the coding sequence ATGAGCGACCACAACGCCGCCCAGATCCCGCTGCTGAGTGTCCGCGACCTCAAGGTCGCGTTCCGTTCGCAGGAGGGGATGCGCGAGGTCCTGCACGGTGTCACGTTCGACGTGTTCCCCGGCGAGACCGTCGCGATCGTGGGGGAGTCCGGCTCGGGCAAGTCCACCACGGCCACGGCCATCGTCGACCTGCTGCCGGGGACCGGAAAGGTCACCGGAGGATCGATCACGCTCGAGGGCCGTCCGCTCACGGGCCTGAGCCGACGCGACATCGAGGCGGTGCGCGGTCGCGACATCGGCTTCGTGCCGCAGGACCCCATGTCGAGCCTCAACCCGGTGTGGAGCATCGGCTTCCAGGTCAAGGAGGCCGTGCGCGCCAACGGCATCGCCCAGGGGCGTGCCGCTGTCAAGGCACGCACGATCGAGGTGCTGCAGCAGGCGGGTCTGGCCGATGCCGAGCGACGGCTGCACCAGTATCCGCACCAGTTCTCCGGCGGGATGCGCCAGCGCGCGCTGATCGGCATCGGTCTCGCGGCCGACCCGAAGCTCCTGATCGCCGACGAGCCGACCTCGGCCCTCGACGTGACGGTGCAGCGGGTCATCCTCGATCACATGGCCTCCCTCACGCGGGACAAGGGCACCTCGGTGCTCCTGATCACGCACGACCTCGGTCTCGCGGCCGAGCGCGCGGAGAAGATCATCGTGATGAACGGCGGCAACATCGTCGAGGCGGGGCCGAGCCGTCAGATCCTGGAGAACCCGCAGCACCCGTACACCAAGCGGCTGGTGGCCGCGGCGCCCAGTGTGGCGTCGCAGCGCATCCAGGCGGTCGTGGAGGATCGGGGGATCGAGACGCTCGAGGACCTCGCGGACATCCCGCCGACCGTCCGGGTGGCCGGTCTGACGAAGGACTACAAGATCCGCCAGGGCAACTTCCGCAGCGAGGCCTTCCGGGCGGTGGACGACGTGTCGTTCGAGATCCCGCGCGGCAAGACGCTCGCACTGGTCGGGGAGTCCGGATCGGGCAAGTCCACGGTCGCGAAGATGGTGCTCAAGCTCGAGGATCCGACCGCCGGCACGATCGAGATCGACGGTCAGGACGTGTCGGGGCTCTCGAACGCGCAGGCGTTCGGGCTCCGTCGCCGGATGCAGCCGGTGTTCCAGGACCCGTACGGCTCGCTCGACCCGCTGCGCAACATCGGCAACACGATCGCCGAGCCGCTGCAGATCCACGGCGTCGGCGACCGCGCCTCGCAGCGGGCGCGCGTGGAGGAGCTGCTGGAGCAGGTCGCCCTGCCCCAGTCCCTGGCCACGCGATACCCGAACGAGCTGTCGGGCGGTCAGCGGCAGCGCGTGGCGATCGCCCGTGCGCTCGCGCTCAAGCCCGATATCATCGTGCTCGACGAGGCGGTGTCGGCGCTCGACGTGCTGGTGCAGGACCAGATCCTGAAGCTGCTCGCCGACCTGCAGTCCGAGCTCGACCTGACGTACCTGTTCATCACCCACGACCTCGCGGTCGTGCGGGTCTCCAGCGACCTGGTGTGTGTGATGGAGAAGGGCCGCGTGGTGGAGCAGGGCACGGTCGACGAGATCTTCGCGAATCCGCAGGAGGAGTACACGGAGCGCCTGCTGCAGGCGATCCCGGGTGCGTCGATCCCTCTCGGCGGCCACTGA
- a CDS encoding PH domain-containing protein has product MASPAQPEDARTYRASSGTVILVLSVLLVLFLLGDTVVNGSIVQALLIAPWMLLALWIVYEISFVSHVRVDAHGATVQNLLRRTSFGWGHVRDIDLRWQLEFALDDGHTLTSWGGPARARPPRQRRDEDAEPRVPSGLRALTDIRDRWSEAAAADAPIRRTWDGPALIALAVIVLWAAAALVVVNLG; this is encoded by the coding sequence GTGGCATCGCCGGCACAGCCCGAGGACGCACGGACCTACCGTGCGTCCTCGGGCACCGTCATCCTCGTGCTCAGCGTGCTGCTGGTGCTGTTCCTGCTGGGGGACACGGTCGTCAACGGCAGCATCGTGCAGGCGCTGCTGATCGCTCCGTGGATGCTCCTCGCCCTGTGGATCGTGTACGAGATCAGCTTCGTGTCGCACGTGCGGGTGGACGCGCACGGGGCGACCGTGCAGAACCTCCTGCGCCGGACGAGCTTCGGCTGGGGGCACGTGCGCGACATCGACCTGCGCTGGCAGCTCGAGTTCGCGCTCGACGACGGCCACACGCTCACCTCCTGGGGTGGCCCGGCCCGCGCCCGCCCGCCCCGTCAGCGTCGTGACGAGGACGCGGAGCCGCGGGTGCCCTCCGGGTTGCGGGCCCTCACCGACATCCGCGACCGCTGGTCGGAGGCGGCGGCTGCCGACGCGCCCATCCGTCGCACGTGGGACGGCCCCGCGCTGATCGCGCTCGCGGTGATCGTGCTGTGGGCCGCCGCCGCGCTCGTCGTGGTCAACCTCGGCTGA